A genomic region of Micromonospora sp. NBC_01796 contains the following coding sequences:
- the dacB gene encoding D-alanyl-D-alanine carboxypeptidase/D-alanyl-D-alanine endopeptidase: MRSPEDGKSGRTAVPPNLPAPPAPPAANPPDPVTPPPAGPARRRTGLLVGLTAVVAVALAAAGVVVVKPGPVAGWMGGAEPTPTIAADPPEPPPGAVLAAVGNGAPTPTPDGLRTVLDPLVGADVLGPSVHVAVLDVATRELLYGQGPETPTVPASTTKLITAATVLSARGPAYRIATRVVAGTAPGEVVLVGGGDPTLAINATGIYPGAGRLDQLAAQVKQALGGVAPTKVTVDSSLFPKPVYGPGWDADIPTGGFAGPITALMTDGGRVDPKDNVKGAERYANPDIAAGRALARALGLPTAAVNAVARGTAPPDAAAPPAGSEATPGTDQATPGTDQASPGTGPAGPGTELGRVESPPMGRLVEFMLADSDNVVAEALARQVALARNQPASFDGAAAAMDAVVAELKLPADQSTLSDGSGLSRNNRISPELLTDVLALAADGTRPELAGIFAGLPVAGWSGTLTERFEGQDAGAAIGVVRAKTGTLTGVHAIAGVVTTAQGRLLAFSVLADQVPVGLEQAQPPLDRIAAALASCGCGS, translated from the coding sequence ATGAGATCCCCGGAAGACGGTAAGTCCGGGCGGACGGCGGTTCCGCCGAACCTGCCCGCACCTCCCGCACCTCCGGCGGCCAATCCGCCGGACCCGGTCACGCCGCCGCCGGCTGGTCCCGCGAGACGCCGGACCGGGCTGCTGGTCGGGCTCACCGCCGTCGTCGCGGTGGCGCTCGCCGCCGCCGGGGTGGTGGTGGTCAAACCCGGGCCGGTGGCCGGCTGGATGGGCGGGGCGGAACCCACCCCGACCATCGCCGCCGACCCGCCCGAGCCGCCGCCCGGTGCGGTGCTCGCCGCCGTCGGGAACGGTGCCCCCACCCCCACCCCGGACGGCCTCCGTACGGTGCTCGACCCGCTGGTCGGCGCCGACGTGCTGGGCCCCTCGGTGCACGTCGCCGTGCTCGACGTGGCCACCCGTGAGCTGCTCTACGGCCAGGGTCCGGAGACTCCGACCGTGCCCGCCTCCACCACCAAACTGATCACCGCGGCGACCGTGCTCTCGGCCCGTGGCCCGGCGTACCGGATCGCCACCCGGGTGGTGGCCGGTACGGCACCGGGCGAGGTGGTCCTGGTCGGCGGCGGCGACCCGACGCTCGCGATCAACGCCACCGGCATCTACCCCGGCGCGGGCCGGCTGGACCAGCTCGCGGCCCAGGTGAAACAGGCACTGGGTGGGGTCGCGCCGACCAAGGTCACCGTCGACTCGTCCCTGTTCCCGAAGCCGGTCTACGGTCCGGGCTGGGACGCCGACATCCCGACCGGTGGTTTCGCCGGTCCGATCACCGCGCTGATGACCGACGGCGGCCGGGTCGACCCCAAGGACAACGTCAAGGGCGCCGAGCGGTACGCCAACCCCGACATCGCCGCCGGACGTGCCCTGGCCAGGGCGCTCGGACTGCCGACGGCCGCGGTGAACGCGGTGGCCCGTGGCACCGCACCCCCGGACGCGGCCGCCCCACCGGCCGGTTCCGAGGCCACCCCCGGTACGGACCAGGCCACCCCCGGTACGGACCAGGCCAGCCCCGGTACGGGACCGGCTGGTCCGGGCACCGAACTGGGCCGGGTCGAGTCGCCGCCGATGGGGCGGCTGGTCGAGTTCATGTTGGCGGACAGCGACAACGTGGTCGCCGAGGCGCTGGCCCGGCAGGTGGCGTTGGCCCGTAACCAGCCGGCCTCGTTCGACGGTGCCGCTGCCGCGATGGACGCGGTGGTGGCCGAGTTGAAGCTTCCCGCCGACCAGAGCACGCTCAGCGACGGCAGCGGCCTGTCCCGGAACAACCGGATCAGTCCCGAGCTGCTCACCGACGTACTCGCGTTGGCCGCCGACGGAACCCGCCCCGAGCTGGCCGGCATCTTCGCCGGGCTGCCGGTGGCCGGCTGGTCCGGGACGCTCACCGAACGGTTCGAGGGCCAGGACGCGGGCGCCGCGATCGGGGTGGTACGGGCGAAGACCGGCACCCTGACCGGGGTGCACGCGATCGCCGGGGTGGTGACCACGGCACAGGGTCGGCTGCTCGCGTTCTCCGTACTGGCCGATCAGGTGCCGGTCGGGCTCGAACAGGCGCAGCCTCCGCTGGACCGGATCGCCGCCGCCCTCGCCTCCTGCGGCTGCGGTAGCTGA
- the eccD gene encoding type VII secretion integral membrane protein EccD: MSSGLARVTISAPQRRVDVALPEHLPLAELLPEVLRHAGDGLADDGERHGGWVLRRTDGAALLAGQALLPQGVRDGDVLHLVPARAQWPELEYDDVVEAIADGARRRGAAWSGAATRAASLAGAGALLTVGLFAVLVGGPGARGASVAALGIAILLALAGVVASRAYGDAPAGAALGGYALPYAFLGGAMLIASGDPAGVLGPVRWLGAPEALAGSVAVLLVAVLGAVGVAAGLRVFAAGATVGLLGALTALGGFVLSAGGAAAVLLSVLVCGIGVLPLLAIRFGKLPMPPITLPAGTDGSEGFTAAGGSLEGARERPERNRVFAAVARTEELLTGMLIGHAVLATVASGLLVVAGGFAGRLLVAVAAAALLLRSRLFVTFRQRLPLVVAGILGFVVLGLALVTRSGADGLLLLTGAGLVLALVTVGAGATYANRVPSPYLGRAADLVDTLMVVSVVPVACAVLGLYAQVRGLLG, encoded by the coding sequence ATGAGTAGCGGGCTCGCCCGGGTCACCATCAGCGCGCCCCAACGCCGGGTGGACGTCGCTCTGCCCGAACACCTCCCGCTCGCCGAACTGCTGCCCGAGGTGCTGCGACACGCCGGTGACGGGCTCGCCGACGACGGCGAACGCCACGGCGGTTGGGTGCTCCGGCGTACCGACGGGGCCGCGCTGCTCGCCGGCCAGGCACTGCTACCCCAGGGCGTACGCGACGGCGACGTCCTGCACCTCGTACCGGCCCGCGCCCAGTGGCCCGAGCTGGAGTACGACGACGTGGTCGAGGCGATCGCCGACGGGGCGAGACGCCGGGGCGCGGCTTGGTCCGGGGCGGCCACCAGGGCGGCCAGCCTCGCCGGGGCGGGTGCCCTGCTCACGGTCGGGCTGTTCGCCGTACTCGTCGGTGGGCCGGGGGCACGGGGTGCCTCGGTGGCCGCGCTCGGGATCGCCATACTGCTCGCGCTCGCCGGGGTGGTGGCCTCCCGCGCGTACGGGGACGCGCCGGCCGGCGCCGCGCTGGGCGGGTACGCCCTGCCGTACGCCTTCCTCGGCGGCGCCATGCTGATCGCCTCCGGGGATCCGGCCGGTGTGCTGGGCCCGGTGCGTTGGCTCGGTGCGCCGGAGGCGTTGGCCGGGTCGGTGGCGGTGCTGCTGGTTGCCGTACTCGGGGCGGTCGGGGTGGCCGCGGGCCTGCGGGTCTTCGCGGCCGGTGCCACGGTCGGCCTGCTCGGTGCGCTGACCGCGCTCGGCGGGTTCGTGCTCAGCGCCGGTGGGGCCGCCGCGGTCCTGCTGTCGGTGCTGGTCTGCGGGATCGGGGTGCTGCCGCTGCTGGCGATCCGGTTCGGCAAGTTGCCGATGCCGCCGATCACCCTCCCGGCCGGCACCGACGGCAGCGAGGGGTTCACCGCCGCCGGTGGTTCCCTCGAAGGGGCCCGCGAGCGGCCGGAACGCAACCGGGTCTTCGCCGCGGTGGCCCGTACGGAAGAACTGCTCACCGGCATGTTGATCGGTCACGCCGTGCTCGCCACGGTGGCGTCCGGGCTGCTCGTGGTGGCCGGTGGTTTCGCCGGCCGGCTGCTGGTCGCGGTCGCTGCGGCGGCCCTGCTGCTGCGCTCCCGGCTGTTCGTCACGTTCCGTCAGCGGTTGCCGCTGGTGGTCGCCGGCATCCTCGGCTTCGTGGTGCTCGGGTTGGCGCTGGTCACCCGCTCCGGCGCCGACGGTCTGCTGCTGCTGACCGGGGCCGGGCTGGTGCTCGCTCTGGTGACCGTCGGCGCGGGGGCGACGTACGCGAACCGGGTTCCGTCGCCGTACCTCGGTCGGGCCGCCGACCTGGTCGACACCCTGATGGTGGTCTCGGTGGTGCCGGTGGCCTGCGCGGTCCTCGGTCTCTACGCCCAGGTACGCGGCCTGCTCGGCTGA
- a CDS encoding inorganic diphosphatase produces MDFDVTVEIPKGHRNKYEVDHATGRIRLDRTLFTSTQYPADYGFIEGTLGEDGDPLDALVLVPEPTFPGCLIRCRTIGMFRMTDEKGGDDKVLCVPYEDPRQEHLRDIHHLGEFDRLEIQHFFEVYKDLEPGKSVEGATWVGRTEAEAEIRASYRRQQEAVERGEGLPH; encoded by the coding sequence ATGGATTTCGACGTCACGGTTGAGATCCCGAAGGGTCACCGCAACAAATACGAGGTCGACCACGCGACCGGCCGGATCCGGCTGGACCGTACCCTCTTCACCTCGACCCAGTACCCGGCGGACTACGGCTTCATCGAGGGCACCCTCGGTGAGGATGGCGACCCGCTCGACGCACTGGTCCTGGTACCCGAGCCGACCTTCCCGGGTTGCCTGATCCGCTGCCGGACCATCGGCATGTTCCGGATGACGGACGAGAAGGGCGGGGACGACAAGGTCCTCTGCGTGCCCTACGAGGACCCGCGCCAGGAGCACCTGCGCGACATCCACCACCTCGGCGAGTTCGACCGGCTGGAGATCCAGCACTTCTTCGAGGTCTACAAGGACCTGGAGCCGGGCAAGTCGGTGGAGGGCGCGACCTGGGTCGGCCGTACCGAGGCGGAGGCGGAGATCCGGGCGTCGTACCGGCGCCAGCAGGAGGCCGTCGAGCGCGGCGAGGGCCTGCCGCACTGA